In Phenylobacterium koreense, one DNA window encodes the following:
- the hemE gene encoding uroporphyrinogen decarboxylase, with amino-acid sequence MSEASKPRLLRALAGETLDRPPVWFMRQAGRSLPEYRELRTRAGDFISFCHNPEMAAEATLQPVRRFPLDAAIVFADILLIPRALGQDVWFETGEGPRLGELPPIEALADQIEASTGRLADIGETLSRVRAELDPEKALIGFAGAPWTVATYMLEGRGSQREAARTYAYQHPEKLDALLDVLVESTARYLVMQAKSGAQVLKLFESWAENLAEDVFERIVIGPHKAIIEKVRAAGVDVPFIGFPRGAGALVENYAAQVPVQAVGLDTQASAAMGRRIQAGGKTIQGALDNLLLRAGGPALDRRIDALIEQWNQGPYIFNLGHGVMPDTPIEHIDRAVRRVTGK; translated from the coding sequence ATGTCGGAAGCTTCGAAACCGCGCCTCCTGCGGGCGCTTGCGGGCGAAACCCTTGATCGGCCGCCGGTCTGGTTCATGCGTCAGGCAGGGCGGTCCCTGCCGGAATACCGGGAGCTGCGGACACGCGCCGGGGACTTCATCTCGTTCTGCCACAATCCAGAGATGGCGGCTGAGGCGACCCTACAGCCGGTGCGGCGATTCCCGCTGGATGCGGCGATCGTCTTTGCGGACATCCTGTTGATCCCCCGGGCGCTGGGCCAGGACGTCTGGTTCGAGACCGGCGAAGGCCCCCGGCTTGGCGAACTGCCGCCGATCGAGGCTCTGGCCGATCAGATCGAAGCCTCGACCGGCCGGCTGGCCGACATAGGCGAGACGCTCAGCCGCGTGCGCGCCGAGCTCGACCCGGAGAAGGCGCTGATCGGTTTTGCCGGCGCGCCGTGGACGGTGGCGACCTACATGCTGGAGGGCCGCGGCTCGCAGCGCGAGGCTGCCCGCACTTACGCCTACCAGCACCCCGAGAAGCTGGACGCCCTGCTGGATGTGCTGGTGGAGTCCACTGCGCGCTACCTGGTGATGCAGGCCAAGTCCGGCGCCCAGGTGCTGAAGCTCTTCGAGAGCTGGGCCGAGAACCTGGCCGAGGACGTATTCGAGCGTATCGTAATCGGCCCGCACAAGGCGATCATCGAGAAGGTTCGCGCCGCCGGCGTCGACGTTCCGTTCATCGGCTTTCCGCGCGGTGCCGGGGCGCTGGTGGAGAATTACGCCGCCCAAGTCCCGGTCCAAGCGGTCGGCCTCGACACCCAGGCTTCCGCAGCGATGGGACGGAGGATCCAGGCTGGCGGCAAGACGATCCAGGGCGCCTTGGACAATCTGCTGCTGCGGGCCGGCGGACCTGCGCTGGACCGGCGCATTGACGCCCTGATCGAGCAGTGGAACCAAGGTCCCTATATCTTCAACCTCGGACATGGTGTGATGCCAGACACCCCGATCGAGCACATCGACCGCGCCGTCCGGAGAGTGACCGGCAAGTGA
- a CDS encoding CopD family protein, with protein sequence MNHFDLLRGLHIIAVIAWMAGMMYLPRLFAYHTETAPPGTEFDKHFLVWERKLLKIIINPSMILVWILGVGLILYHVYAVGEGWAFLLQPWMMVKLAAVLFISGWHGFLAGSYKKFLAGQRPKSAKFWRATNELPFLAAVVAVLAVTLQFGQR encoded by the coding sequence ATGAATCATTTCGACCTGTTGCGCGGCCTGCACATCATTGCGGTGATCGCCTGGATGGCCGGGATGATGTACCTGCCCAGGCTCTTCGCCTATCACACCGAGACGGCGCCTCCAGGGACGGAGTTCGACAAGCACTTCCTGGTCTGGGAGCGCAAGCTCCTGAAAATCATCATCAATCCGTCGATGATCCTGGTGTGGATCCTGGGCGTCGGCCTGATCCTCTATCACGTCTATGCGGTCGGCGAGGGCTGGGCCTTCCTGCTGCAGCCCTGGATGATGGTGAAGCTGGCCGCGGTGCTGTTCATTTCCGGCTGGCACGGCTTCCTGGCCGGGTCCTACAAGAAATTCCTGGCCGGTCAGCGCCCGAAGTCGGCGAAGTTCTGGCGCGCCACCAACGAGCTGCCCTTCCTGGCCGCGGTGGTCGCCGTGTTGGCCGTCACTCTTCAATTCGGCCAGCGCTGA
- a CDS encoding pyruvate, water dikinase regulatory protein codes for MTATQRFATYFHVHLVSDSTGETLNAMARAVCARFENVLPIEHIYALVRSPRQLERALMDIAEAPGVVIHTIVDDALRAGLEEGVRRLDMPCIAALDPLVSSLQRYLGASISRRVGVQHAMDNDYFNRMDALNYAIGHDDGQGGQDLEQADVVLVGVSRTSKTPTCIYLAHRGIRAANVPLVPTRPPPEKLFDLKNTLVVGLTISPDRLIQIRRNRLLSLKEDRESSYIDIEAVREETVKARRLYERQGWPVIDVTRRSVEETAAAVMNLLHGGHGQVEVLG; via the coding sequence ATGACCGCCACCCAGCGCTTTGCGACCTACTTCCACGTCCACCTGGTGTCCGATTCCACCGGGGAAACGCTGAACGCCATGGCGCGGGCGGTGTGCGCCCGATTCGAGAATGTGCTGCCGATCGAGCACATCTACGCCCTGGTCCGCTCGCCCCGGCAGCTCGAGCGCGCCCTGATGGACATCGCCGAAGCGCCCGGCGTGGTGATCCACACCATTGTGGACGACGCGCTGCGGGCGGGCCTGGAAGAGGGCGTGCGGCGGCTGGACATGCCGTGCATCGCCGCTCTCGACCCGCTGGTCTCCTCGCTGCAACGCTATCTCGGCGCCTCGATCAGCCGGCGGGTCGGCGTCCAGCACGCCATGGACAACGACTATTTCAACCGCATGGACGCGCTGAACTACGCCATTGGCCACGATGACGGCCAGGGCGGCCAGGACCTGGAACAGGCCGACGTGGTGCTGGTCGGCGTTTCGCGCACCTCCAAGACCCCGACCTGCATCTATCTGGCCCATCGCGGGATCCGGGCGGCCAATGTGCCGCTGGTGCCGACCCGGCCGCCGCCGGAAAAACTGTTCGACCTGAAGAACACACTGGTCGTCGGCCTGACCATCTCTCCCGACCGGCTGATCCAGATCCGCCGCAACCGCCTGCTCAGTCTCAAGGAGGACCGGGAGTCGAGCTATATCGACATCGAGGCGGTGCGCGAGGAGACGGTGAAGGCGCGGCGGCTCTACGAACGCCAGGGCTGGCCGGTGATCGACGTCACCCGCCGCAGCGTCGAGGAGACCGCCGCCGCGGTGATGAACCTGCTGCACGGCGGCCACGGCCAGGTGGAGGTGCTGGGATGA
- a CDS encoding shikimate dehydrogenase family protein gives MSPILHNAWLAAAGIDGIYAPFSTQPGRFRAFAESLRGGSVAGLNVTLPFKGEALALADEATFRASAAQAANVLVFREDGSILADNTDGLGMLAALAEQAPGFDPAGGPVVVLGAGGAARGAVAAFVEAGGPEVRIVNRTLARAQEIADGLGARAFPLSDVAAAFDGAVAVVNATSAGLSGSAGLEVPIEATPAGAVVMDMVYKPLKTPFLAQAQAHGRRTVDGLAMLIGQAIPSFEYFFGQTPPKSVDVRRLAIEALGL, from the coding sequence ATGAGCCCGATTCTGCACAACGCCTGGCTGGCGGCGGCCGGGATCGACGGGATCTACGCGCCGTTCTCCACCCAGCCTGGCCGCTTCCGCGCCTTCGCCGAGTCCCTGCGCGGCGGCTCGGTGGCTGGCCTCAACGTCACCCTCCCCTTCAAGGGGGAGGCCCTGGCCCTGGCTGACGAGGCGACCTTCCGCGCCAGCGCCGCCCAGGCCGCCAATGTCCTGGTTTTCCGCGAGGACGGCTCGATCCTGGCCGACAACACCGATGGGCTGGGCATGCTGGCGGCCTTAGCCGAACAGGCGCCGGGCTTCGATCCGGCCGGCGGCCCGGTGGTCGTCCTGGGCGCCGGGGGCGCGGCCCGCGGCGCGGTCGCTGCCTTCGTCGAGGCCGGCGGCCCGGAGGTGCGCATCGTCAACCGCACCCTGGCCCGCGCTCAGGAGATCGCAGATGGCCTCGGCGCCCGCGCTTTCCCGCTCTCGGACGTCGCCGCGGCCTTCGACGGCGCCGTCGCCGTGGTCAACGCCACCTCGGCGGGCCTCTCCGGTTCGGCCGGCCTGGAGGTTCCGATCGAGGCTACGCCCGCAGGCGCGGTGGTGATGGACATGGTCTACAAGCCGCTGAAGACGCCCTTTCTCGCCCAGGCGCAGGCCCATGGCCGCCGCACCGTCGACGGGCTGGCCATGCTCATCGGCCAGGCCATCCCCAGCTTCGAATACTTCTTCGGCCAGACCCCGCCGAAATCGGTGGACGTCCGCCGCCTGGCGATCGAGGCGCTGGGGCTGTGA
- a CDS encoding lysozyme inhibitor LprI family protein, protein MRPMILAAGAALSWAMAAPGLADPAYDACIGASNDNASWSRCGADLIKREDDRLNATWKKVYGLTSGRTRTDLLAEQRAWISFKDKACRFYANGDQGREGQVLSYPMCQAQVIGDRTRQLEAIGSQIGPR, encoded by the coding sequence ATGCGGCCGATGATCCTCGCCGCCGGCGCGGCGCTGAGCTGGGCGATGGCTGCGCCCGGGCTGGCCGATCCAGCCTATGACGCCTGCATCGGCGCCAGCAACGACAACGCTTCATGGTCGCGGTGCGGAGCGGATCTGATCAAGCGCGAGGACGACCGGCTGAACGCCACGTGGAAGAAGGTCTACGGGCTGACCAGCGGCCGGACCAGGACCGACCTACTGGCCGAGCAGCGGGCCTGGATCAGCTTCAAGGACAAGGCCTGCCGGTTCTATGCGAACGGCGACCAAGGCCGCGAGGGGCAGGTGCTCAGCTATCCGATGTGCCAGGCGCAGGTCATCGGCGACCGCACCCGGCAGTTGGAAGCCATCGGGTCGCAGATCGGCCCGCGCTAG
- the coaE gene encoding dephospho-CoA kinase (Dephospho-CoA kinase (CoaE) performs the final step in coenzyme A biosynthesis.): MLIIGLTGSIGMGKSTTAKMFREAGVPVYDADAAVADLYEKGGAAVEPLEAAFPGVTKDGAVDREALRQRVLGDDAAMTRLNAIVHPLVGADRVKFFEAAEAAKADMVVLDIPLLYETGGDARMDAVVVVSAPEAQQRERVLARPGMTPERLDAILARQMHDAEKRARAHFIVDTGRGLEAAREQVTEIIAAMRDPLRRPARAVEGRREQ; this comes from the coding sequence ATGCTCATCATCGGCCTCACCGGTTCCATCGGCATGGGCAAGTCGACCACGGCCAAGATGTTCCGCGAGGCCGGCGTGCCGGTCTACGACGCCGACGCCGCGGTGGCCGATCTCTATGAAAAGGGCGGCGCGGCGGTCGAGCCGCTGGAAGCGGCCTTCCCCGGCGTCACCAAGGACGGGGCGGTGGATCGCGAGGCCCTCCGCCAGCGGGTGCTGGGCGACGACGCGGCCATGACTAGGCTGAACGCGATCGTCCATCCGCTGGTCGGCGCCGACCGGGTCAAGTTCTTCGAGGCCGCCGAGGCCGCCAAGGCCGACATGGTCGTGCTCGACATCCCGCTGCTTTACGAGACCGGCGGCGACGCCCGCATGGACGCCGTGGTCGTGGTCTCCGCCCCCGAGGCGCAGCAGCGCGAGCGGGTCCTCGCCCGTCCCGGCATGACGCCCGAGCGCCTGGACGCCATCCTCGCGCGGCAGATGCACGACGCCGAAAAGCGCGCCCGCGCCCACTTCATCGTCGACACCGGCCGCGGCTTGGAGGCCGCTCGCGAGCAGGTCACCGAGATCATCGCCGCCATGCGCGATCCACTGCGAAGACCGGCCCGGGCTGTTGAAGGCCGCCGCGAACAGTAA
- a CDS encoding pepsin/retropepsin-like aspartic protease family protein, translating into MRLFCAALAALALASPAAAETASFARRGELFFTDCLVDQVLERCQIDTGSYEVGLRPRPEFESYPAEGVGQVMGATGAVLPTRQVRLGALSFGGFKLRDVDAAISDSPFDHSIIGLELIERLGAVTFDFRRNELRRGRVASRGACDQPFDVLTRMIRVPVQAGGQPVMAAWDTGASTTVADEAFIQAHPEVFRFVRRLAPGTDATATGVPVSLYRAETLSFCGRDFHDVAVVAVDMSRPKAMVPDFPDLTLGANLMAGNVWSFDFRDRSWSLD; encoded by the coding sequence ATGAGACTCTTCTGCGCGGCCCTCGCCGCCCTCGCCCTGGCGTCACCGGCGGCCGCCGAGACGGCGTCCTTCGCCCGGCGGGGCGAGCTCTTCTTCACCGACTGCCTGGTCGATCAGGTGCTGGAACGCTGCCAGATCGACACCGGCTCCTACGAGGTGGGGCTGCGGCCGCGCCCGGAGTTCGAGTCCTATCCCGCCGAGGGGGTCGGCCAGGTGATGGGCGCGACCGGCGCGGTGCTGCCAACTCGCCAGGTGCGGCTGGGGGCGTTGAGCTTCGGCGGCTTCAAGCTGCGGGACGTGGACGCGGCCATTTCCGACAGCCCGTTCGACCACAGCATCATCGGGCTGGAGCTGATCGAGCGACTGGGAGCGGTGACCTTCGACTTCCGCCGCAACGAGCTGCGGCGGGGACGGGTGGCGTCCCGCGGCGCCTGCGACCAGCCGTTCGACGTGTTGACGCGGATGATCCGGGTGCCGGTGCAGGCCGGCGGCCAGCCGGTGATGGCCGCCTGGGACACCGGGGCCAGCACCACCGTCGCCGACGAGGCCTTCATCCAGGCTCACCCAGAGGTCTTCCGGTTCGTGCGGCGCCTGGCGCCGGGGACCGACGCCACCGCCACAGGCGTGCCGGTCAGCCTCTACCGAGCGGAGACGCTGTCCTTCTGCGGCCGGGATTTCCACGACGTCGCGGTGGTGGCCGTGGACATGTCGCGGCCCAAGGCCATGGTTCCGGACTTCCCCGACCTGACACTCGGCGCCAATCTGATGGCAGGGAACGTCTGGTCCTTCGATTTCCGCGACCGGTCCTGGTCGCTCGACTGA
- the dnaQ gene encoding DNA polymerase III subunit epsilon, with the protein MAREIVLDTETTGFEPHLGHRLVELAALEIEDYLPTGRSFHVYIDPERDMPPEAEKVHGLSAAFLAGKPKFRDKEIHQDFLDFVGDAPIIAHNATFDRTFVNYELEVLGVAPLPEERWIDTLALARKRFPGMHNSLDALCKRFKISLSEREKHGALIDARLLAAVYLELKGGRALSLELTTHAMAAQAVAVARAAAYGARPRPLPFRSTEAERELHAKFMREVVKNEELWGKFGL; encoded by the coding sequence ATGGCGCGCGAAATCGTACTGGATACGGAAACCACGGGGTTCGAACCGCATCTCGGCCACCGGCTGGTCGAACTGGCCGCCCTGGAGATCGAGGACTACCTGCCCACCGGGCGCAGCTTCCACGTCTATATCGACCCCGAGCGCGACATGCCGCCCGAGGCCGAGAAGGTGCACGGCCTCTCAGCCGCCTTCCTCGCCGGCAAGCCGAAGTTCCGCGACAAGGAGATCCACCAGGACTTCCTGGACTTCGTCGGCGACGCCCCGATCATCGCGCACAACGCCACCTTCGACCGCACCTTCGTGAACTACGAGCTGGAGGTCCTCGGCGTCGCCCCGCTGCCCGAAGAGCGCTGGATCGACACCCTGGCCCTGGCCCGCAAGCGCTTCCCGGGGATGCACAACTCCCTCGACGCGCTCTGCAAGCGCTTCAAGATCTCGCTCAGCGAGCGCGAGAAGCACGGGGCGCTGATCGACGCCCGCCTGTTGGCCGCCGTCTATCTGGAGCTGAAGGGCGGCCGCGCGCTCAGCCTGGAGCTCACCACCCACGCCATGGCCGCGCAGGCGGTCGCCGTGGCCAGGGCCGCCGCCTACGGCGCCCGGCCGCGCCCCCTGCCCTTCCGCTCGACCGAGGCCGAACGCGAACTGCACGCCAAGTTCATGCGCGAGGTGGTCAAGAACGAGGAGCTCTGGGGCAAGTTCGGCCTCTAG
- the rho gene encoding transcription termination factor Rho, producing the protein MSEDTPAPTDETPVDAAETPVLEEAQVEAVAEADEEEDEGPSEVAQAIAAMGLTRMSLQELKDKSPADLLSFAETLEIENANSMRKQDMMFAILKALAEEDVQISGSGTLEVMQDGFGYLRSPEANYLSGPDDIYVSPSQIRKFGLRTGDSVEGGIRAPREGERYFALVSVEQINFEAPENVRHKVLFDNLTPLYPDERLKMEIDDPTLKDRTGRVIDIVAPLGKGQRCLITAPPRVGKTVMLQNIAKSIETNHPECYLIVLLIDERPEEVTDMRRTVRGEVVSSTFDEPATRHVQVAEMVIEKAKRLVEHKRDVVILLDSVTRLGRAYNTVVPSSGKVLTGGVDANALQRPKRFFGAARNVEEGGSLTIIATALIDTGSRMDEVIFEEFKGTGNSEIILDRKVADKRIYPAVDVIKSGTRKEDLITPKEHLQKTYILRRILNPMGAQDAIEFMLDKLRQSKNNDDFFQSMNT; encoded by the coding sequence ATGAGCGAAGACACCCCCGCCCCGACCGACGAGACCCCGGTCGACGCCGCCGAAACCCCGGTCCTCGAGGAGGCCCAGGTCGAGGCGGTCGCCGAAGCCGACGAAGAGGAGGACGAAGGCCCGTCCGAAGTCGCCCAGGCCATCGCGGCCATGGGCCTGACTCGCATGTCGCTGCAGGAGCTGAAGGACAAGTCGCCGGCCGACCTGCTGTCCTTCGCCGAAACCCTGGAGATCGAAAACGCGAACTCCATGCGCAAGCAGGACATGATGTTCGCGATCCTCAAGGCCTTGGCCGAAGAGGACGTCCAGATTTCCGGCTCCGGCACCCTCGAGGTGATGCAGGACGGCTTCGGCTACCTGCGCTCGCCGGAGGCCAACTACCTGTCCGGCCCGGACGACATCTATGTGAGCCCCTCGCAGATTCGGAAGTTCGGCCTGCGGACCGGCGACTCCGTCGAGGGCGGCATCCGCGCCCCGCGGGAAGGCGAACGCTATTTCGCCCTGGTCAGCGTCGAGCAGATCAACTTCGAAGCCCCCGAGAACGTCCGCCACAAGGTCCTGTTCGACAACCTGACCCCGCTCTATCCCGACGAGCGGTTGAAGATGGAGATCGACGACCCGACCCTGAAGGACCGTACCGGCCGGGTCATCGACATCGTCGCCCCGCTCGGCAAGGGCCAGCGCTGCCTCATCACCGCCCCGCCGCGGGTCGGTAAGACGGTTATGCTGCAGAACATCGCCAAGTCGATCGAGACCAACCATCCCGAGTGCTACCTGATCGTCCTCTTGATCGACGAGCGCCCGGAAGAAGTGACCGACATGCGCCGCACGGTTCGCGGCGAGGTCGTGTCCTCGACCTTCGACGAACCGGCCACCCGCCACGTGCAGGTCGCCGAGATGGTGATCGAGAAGGCCAAGCGCCTGGTCGAGCACAAGCGCGACGTGGTGATCCTGCTGGACTCCGTGACCCGCCTGGGCCGCGCCTACAACACCGTGGTCCCGTCGTCGGGCAAGGTGCTGACCGGCGGTGTCGACGCCAACGCCCTGCAACGTCCGAAGCGCTTCTTCGGCGCGGCGCGGAACGTGGAGGAGGGCGGCTCGCTGACCATCATCGCCACCGCCCTGATCGACACCGGCAGCCGGATGGACGAAGTCATCTTCGAAGAGTTCAAGGGCACCGGTAACTCGGAAATCATCCTGGACCGCAAGGTCGCCGACAAGCGGATCTACCCCGCCGTCGACGTCATCAAGTCGGGCACCCGGAAGGAAGACCTCATCACCCCGAAGGAGCACCTGCAGAAGACTTACATCCTGCGGCGCATCCTCAACCCGATGGGCGCGCAGGACGCGATCGAGTTCATGCTCGACAAGCTGCGCCAGTCGAAGAACAACGACGACTTCTTCCAGTCGATGAACACCTGA
- a CDS encoding quinone oxidoreductase family protein has protein sequence MKAIIFQQAGGPDVLEIAEVPVPAVGPGQVLVKQQAIGVNFIDTYHRSGLYPVKLPSRLGMEGAGVVEAVGDGVTRFKAGDLVAYASGPLGAYAEYHAVVADRAVKLPDGVSAEIGAAALLKGMTAEFLLRRCYPVKAGETILVHAAAGGVGSILVQWAKHLGATVIGTAGSEDKARRAKAHGADHVILYRDQDVAAEVRRITDGAGVPVAYDSVGAATFEGTLASLARRGLFVSFGNASGPVPAFEPARLQRAGSLFFTRPTMGDYQVTTQELDESAGALFEVIKSGAVKIEIGQTFRLTQAKTAHEALHGRETVGASLLIP, from the coding sequence ATGAAAGCCATCATCTTCCAGCAAGCCGGCGGCCCTGATGTCCTGGAGATCGCCGAGGTCCCCGTCCCCGCGGTCGGCCCGGGCCAGGTGCTGGTCAAGCAACAGGCGATCGGCGTCAACTTCATCGACACCTACCACCGCTCCGGCCTCTACCCCGTGAAGCTGCCTTCCCGCCTGGGAATGGAAGGCGCCGGGGTGGTGGAAGCGGTCGGTGACGGCGTCACCCGTTTCAAGGCCGGCGATCTGGTGGCCTACGCCTCCGGGCCGCTGGGCGCCTATGCTGAGTACCACGCCGTGGTCGCCGACCGCGCCGTCAAGCTCCCCGACGGGGTCAGCGCCGAGATCGGGGCCGCGGCCCTGCTGAAGGGCATGACCGCCGAGTTTCTGCTGCGGCGCTGCTACCCGGTGAAAGCTGGCGAGACGATCCTGGTCCACGCCGCCGCCGGAGGAGTCGGCTCGATCCTCGTCCAGTGGGCCAAGCACCTGGGCGCCACGGTGATCGGCACGGCCGGTTCGGAGGACAAGGCCCGGCGCGCCAAGGCCCACGGCGCCGATCACGTCATCCTCTACCGCGACCAAGACGTCGCCGCCGAGGTTCGCCGCATCACCGACGGCGCCGGCGTGCCGGTGGCCTATGATTCCGTCGGCGCTGCGACCTTCGAAGGCACCCTGGCCAGCCTTGCGCGCCGTGGCCTCTTCGTCAGCTTCGGCAATGCGTCGGGCCCCGTCCCCGCCTTCGAGCCTGCGCGTCTGCAGCGGGCCGGCTCGCTGTTCTTCACCCGCCCGACCATGGGCGATTATCAGGTCACCACCCAGGAGCTCGATGAAAGCGCCGGCGCCCTATTCGAGGTGATCAAGTCCGGCGCGGTGAAGATCGAGATCGGCCAGACCTTCCGCCTCACCCAGGCCAAGACCGCTCACGAAGCCCTTCACGGCCGGGAAACCGTCGGCGCCAGCCTGCTTATCCCCTGA
- the hemH gene encoding ferrochelatase, whose product MSKLAVVLFNLGGPDGPEAVKPFLENLFKDPAIIGLPGFLRLPLAKLIATRREETAKANYAIMGGASPLLPETTRQAAALQEALSAARPDLTVRVFIAMRYWKPFADQTAKEVAAFAPDDLVLLPLYPQFSTTTTGSSLKDWARAYRGPGRPHTVCCYPEAQGLAEAHARAISQIWLKAGRPADVRLLFSAHGLPQKVVDGGDPYQVQVEATARAIAARVPELTDWSICYQSRVGPLKWLGPSTVDAVRQAAADGKGVLICPVAFVSEHVETLVELDHEYAVLAKELGVSPYLRAPTPTTDASLIDSFVQASLEALERGPGAAPFGPWLCPPSHGKCACQGKAGGA is encoded by the coding sequence GTGAGCAAGCTTGCCGTCGTTCTCTTCAACCTTGGCGGCCCCGATGGTCCCGAGGCGGTAAAGCCGTTCCTGGAGAACCTTTTCAAGGATCCGGCGATCATCGGCCTGCCGGGCTTCCTGCGCCTGCCGCTGGCGAAGCTCATCGCCACGCGCCGGGAAGAAACGGCCAAGGCGAATTACGCGATCATGGGCGGGGCCTCGCCCCTGCTGCCGGAGACCACGCGCCAGGCCGCGGCTCTGCAGGAAGCGCTGTCGGCCGCGAGGCCGGATCTGACCGTGCGGGTCTTCATCGCCATGCGGTACTGGAAGCCGTTCGCTGATCAGACCGCGAAGGAGGTCGCCGCGTTCGCGCCGGACGACCTGGTTCTGCTGCCGCTCTATCCGCAATTCTCCACGACGACGACGGGCTCGTCCCTGAAGGATTGGGCGCGGGCCTACCGCGGCCCTGGCCGGCCGCACACCGTCTGCTGCTATCCCGAGGCCCAGGGCCTGGCTGAAGCCCACGCCCGCGCGATCAGCCAGATCTGGCTGAAGGCCGGTCGGCCGGCCGATGTGCGCCTGCTGTTCTCGGCCCACGGCCTGCCGCAGAAGGTGGTCGACGGCGGTGATCCCTACCAGGTCCAGGTCGAGGCCACCGCCCGGGCCATCGCCGCGCGGGTGCCTGAGCTGACCGACTGGAGCATCTGCTACCAGAGCCGAGTCGGCCCGCTGAAATGGCTGGGCCCGTCCACTGTGGACGCCGTGCGCCAGGCCGCCGCCGACGGCAAGGGCGTGCTGATCTGTCCGGTCGCCTTCGTTTCCGAGCATGTGGAGACGCTGGTCGAGCTGGACCACGAATACGCCGTGCTCGCCAAGGAGCTGGGGGTCAGCCCCTATTTGCGGGCGCCGACGCCGACGACCGACGCCTCCTTGATCGACAGCTTCGTGCAGGCGAGCCTTGAAGCCCTGGAGCGCGGGCCGGGGGCTGCGCCCTTCGGGCCTTGGCTTTGCCCGCCGAGCCATGGAAAATGCGCCTGCCAAGGCAAGGCGGGGGGAGCCTGA
- a CDS encoding dienelactone hydrolase family protein, with translation MGETTTIKTDDGQFSAYVARPSRSKAPAIVVIQEIFGVNAVMRGVCDELAAAGFLAVCPDLFWRIEPGIDITDQSEAEWKKAFELYNAFDVDAGVKDIAATIDHVRGLPESTGKVGAVGFCLGGLLAFLTATRTDSDASVSFYGVGIEKNLVEADKLGHPLLMHIAEQDQFVPKEAQALIISQLKNHPQIAIHTYPGRDHAFARIGGENYDASDAKLANGRTLAFFKQHLEA, from the coding sequence ATGGGCGAGACCACCACCATCAAGACCGACGACGGCCAGTTCTCCGCCTATGTGGCGCGCCCGAGCCGTTCGAAGGCTCCGGCCATCGTGGTCATCCAGGAGATCTTCGGCGTCAATGCGGTGATGCGCGGCGTGTGCGACGAACTGGCCGCCGCCGGCTTCCTGGCGGTGTGCCCCGACCTTTTCTGGCGGATCGAGCCCGGTATCGACATCACCGACCAGTCCGAGGCCGAGTGGAAGAAGGCCTTCGAGCTCTACAACGCGTTCGACGTGGACGCCGGCGTGAAGGATATCGCCGCCACCATCGACCACGTCCGCGGCCTGCCGGAGTCGACCGGCAAGGTCGGCGCGGTCGGTTTCTGCCTCGGCGGCCTGCTCGCCTTCCTCACTGCGACCCGCACCGACTCCGACGCCAGCGTCTCCTTCTATGGCGTCGGGATCGAAAAGAACCTGGTCGAGGCCGACAAGCTGGGCCACCCCCTGCTGATGCACATCGCCGAGCAGGATCAGTTCGTGCCGAAGGAAGCCCAGGCCCTGATCATCTCCCAACTGAAGAACCATCCGCAGATCGCCATCCACACCTATCCCGGCCGCGACCACGCCTTCGCCCGCATCGGCGGCGAGAACTACGACGCGAGCGACGCCAAGCTGGCCAACGGCCGGACCCTGGCCTTCTTCAAGCAGCACCTGGAGGCGTGA
- a CDS encoding Maf family protein, which produces MTASPIILASKSAARRAVLTGADVPFEVSVAGVDEDAVKTAMLAQGADAREVADALAEIKALKVSQGRPGFVIGSDQTLEFEGRLYDKVENLDAAAERLKAMRGKPHKLHSAVVVAKDGAPIWREVVTATLTMRDFSDAFLDHYLRTEGDQALGSVGCYRLEGPGAQLFSKIEGDYFAILGLPLMGLLELLRRHGALAT; this is translated from the coding sequence ATGACCGCCTCCCCGATCATCCTCGCCTCCAAGAGCGCGGCCCGACGCGCCGTGCTGACCGGCGCGGACGTCCCGTTCGAGGTCTCGGTCGCCGGCGTCGACGAGGACGCCGTGAAGACCGCCATGCTCGCCCAGGGCGCGGACGCCCGCGAGGTCGCCGACGCCCTGGCGGAGATCAAGGCGTTGAAGGTCTCGCAAGGCCGGCCCGGCTTCGTCATCGGCTCGGACCAGACCCTGGAGTTCGAAGGCCGTCTCTATGACAAGGTGGAGAACCTGGACGCCGCCGCCGAGCGCCTGAAGGCCATGCGCGGCAAGCCCCACAAGCTGCACTCGGCCGTGGTGGTCGCCAAGGACGGCGCGCCGATCTGGCGCGAGGTGGTGACCGCCACTCTGACCATGCGCGACTTCTCCGACGCCTTCCTCGACCACTATCTCCGGACCGAGGGCGACCAGGCCCTCGGCTCGGTGGGCTGCTATCGGCTGGAAGGGCCGGGCGCGCAGCTCTTCTCGAAGATCGAGGGCGACTATTTCGCCATCCTCGGCCTGCCGCTGATGGGCCTGCTGGAGCTGCTCCGCCGTCATGGAGCCCTGGCCACGTGA